The following is a genomic window from Neodiprion virginianus isolate iyNeoVirg1 chromosome 1, iyNeoVirg1.1, whole genome shotgun sequence.
ATCCCCTGGTGTATTGGTGGCACATTAACGAACGCGGTTTACCATGTTTGTGAATACCGCCGCAGAAAAAGCAACCGAACCGGGCGGAATTTATGCCGCTCGAAATAATCGCATCAACGGTTAATGTAATTTAGGCATGACGCAGCCCGCTAGTTGACGGTTTAACCCGAACCCAATTACGGAAACGAAATGATAGAGACGTGCCCCTTCGGTTTTAATTCGAAACTCGGATTCCCTTTCTTACGACACGCCTGAATTACGATACATAGGCGACATGGCGACTGAAGAACAATCTCACGCATGCTTCGTATCCATCCTTCGAATCTATAATTCTCTATCGCGCGTATGTAAATCCGACACGAAAGCGCAGGTGAAAGGGGGTTTCTTCCCTGACGGACGCGACGAATCGTCGAATCGGCAACTCGACCCGACGTTGAAGCATAAAACAGGTTTGCCGAAGGCGTCCATCACGATCGTGTCTGGTTGGAATTTGCGTCGAGGGTGCGGGCGCGACGGGATATGTCTTTGTAGGCTTATTCCCCCGACCACGCGACACACGTTGGCAGCATCCACCCAGAGGCGAGCCGCGGCGTGCAAGAAACTAAGAAACGTCGCTGCGCTCGAGGGGCGCGTATTTATAATGCATCCGTACAATGCGAGTGACGAGAGGGCAGCGTTGCTATCGTACACGATGGACCGCAGCCAGCTCGGTACACTGACGCGTGTACGGCAGCTGGTGCACCGGTTTTTTGCCGCACGACTCTAACCCGCGGCTCGAGCCCGAACCTGCGCATACGAATCGGAGCAAAGGCGTTCCTCGACTCCCTTCGACTCGGCTTTCTCTCGCCTAAAAAGCTCCGCTCCTTGCTGCACCAGCCCAAGGTCCAAGGCTCGCACCCTTTCCAGTAGGTATATGTCGTGAAATCCGTGAGCGCGCCCCGCGGGCTCATAGTCGTCGGTTTTGTCCGGGATGCATCGGCTGGACTGGATGCGatttgctctttttttttgtaacgcAGGTTCGGACGAAGGAAGGAAGGTGAGAATTGACTGATCGGTAAGGTCCTGCATCTTGAACGAGAGGGACGAGTGCGAGGCTTCGTGCAGTCCGGAAGGTAGCGAACGACACGTGCGTGCCAAGTGCATCATCTGCGGGGTGTCCGGCGATTGAGCGTATCTCGTACGTATATGCGTTATGGCCGAAACGCTATTGACTGAGAAAAGacatggggggggggggggggggagtcgTTAGCGATTTTGCCTGTCTAGGTCGGTAGGTCAGGTCAAGTCGTATCTTATTGGATTCGAGACATAGGCATATAGTCGCTTTTGGAGCGGGCAACTTTGCAGATAAGTTTGCCGGGAGGAACGAACTGTTTGCAATATGAACTCAATTAGTTGTTCGCTTCTAGCGAGAGAATTAAGTTTCGGTTACTgataacgaaaagaaaattctattTACGTAGCGATTCTCCTTGTCTATGAAATCACAATATATTCACCGTCAATCAATTTTATCCACctggaatgaattttttcatcgaatcaTTATATACAAGTATGAAATAAGGATGTACACTGTACAGGCAATCGTTATTAAATTCATGTATAAGTTCGTCGTGTAATTACTGAGATTGAaagtttatttgtttatcacACGTTTGATTACGAAAGATAAAGCGTGGCGATATTGGCGTAGTTATCGTCTCTCCGATGACGTCTATATTAATGTTTATAAGACGTGGCAAGAAATTCTCGAAAAATTGTGGCGGTTGCACACCAACGTCCCGCCGTTATCGTATAGTCTGCATATTCCGGGAAGGCAAAGTACTCgttggataaaaatatcaaccgCCAACCTGAATAACAAATGATTAAATGTTTTAATATTACAATCAAACGATATTGCCATtgctgtaaaataaatttaagaaataatcttcaaatttcaagtatcAGGTACACTTCCGAAACTCTTATACCTAACACAAGCTTTTATAAGCAGTAAAAACCGCGTGTACAAGCACATCGCATGCCTGGAAAATTAGCTCATCCGCATGTCGTATCTGGACCGCCCCTCTCCCTCAAGGCACTCGGGTCACGGAGCGAAGCGTGTTCGTTGTCACATCCATTGAATGTCGTGAGACGACAATTGACGATCGGGTACAGTTCCCGGCGAAGGCACCAGACATTCGTTCGCGTTGTCGTAAGCCAGGGTGTAACGTGGGGCACCGAGAAGAAAGGGCGAGGGTGGGAGGGGAGGGGTGGGGGCGGGGGCGCAAGAAAGCCAAGATGATGGACGACCGCGCAGATGTCAGTCGCGCGGTCCGAGCGATAACGATGAGCCGACCCGGAGCAAGCCAGAGAGCACGCATGGCACGGAGGCGTCGGGACGAACCCCCGTGGCGAACGTGCCTCGGACAGAGCGCCGAGATGGATGCTGCGGCGTCGAACTCGAGCCACGCGAGTGGGCGGCGCCGGCGGTTGCGTCGTCGCTCGTTTCGCCCGAACCCTTCGGGCAGCGGTGCTGGAAGTGGGGGTGGAGGGGCCTCTCTTAGCATAGGGGAAAAACGATGCAACTTCTTGCGGCGTCTCGGCCGCGAGTCTTCTTCGTCCTGAGTCCCGTCAGTTACCCTCCGGCCGCCCTAGCGCGTACACATATATTGTAATAACCGAAACGCCTCGAGCCCGCGGGTCATGATTTCCGACTGAATTTTCCCCGCGACACCGACCACGTATCGCAAATAAACGTTCCACTACCCTAGGCGTGATGCACCTGGAAAAGTACGCCAGTACCGGCGACGAGGAGCACCGTCATCCCCTCGGCAACGCCGCTCAGGAAGACTTCCAACGATCCAACGGCTCTCTCGCGAGCCAGACCTGCTGGGGTTCCTCCGTCAGCGAGGCCAGCAGCCTCTCCCCCCTTCTCCTGAGCCCTCGGGACCCCGGTGACTGGGAACAGTACGGCACCACCCTCCAGTACACCTGCTTTCCCTATCCACCGAACTCCGCCGCTCCTCCGAGACCGGACAGCGCGGCCGCCGACGCGATGCCGACCTGGTGCTGCCTCTACGGGGAGGCCGACGACGCCGCCGCCGCCGACGCGTCGTCTTCGTCTCGGCACAAGCTACCCTCGATGGGAACCGCGTTCTCCAGGTCCTTTTACCCCCCGAACACCACCGCCGACTGCGCGACGAGCTTCGGTTCGCAACTTTACGGTAGCCAGCAGCAGAGCCTCGCCAATGTCACGGACGAGTTCGACCTGAGCCTTATTCGCGGCGACCCCACCTCCCTCTTCGCCGGAAACGGATCGCCGCCCTGCCCGACTCCCTATCTGGACGACCTCCAGGAGGAGCTGGATCCCTTTGCCGGATTTAACAACTCCTGTTACGCGGTTGGACACCTCGTGTCCTCACCACCGACACCCGCGTCTCATGGATcgacgacgtcgacgtcgcCTTACTACCGGAACAGGGGACAACTCAACGGAACTTCCGCCGCCTCCACCTGCCTCCTCGACGAACCGTTGATCGAGAATAGCAACCAAGTCGTCCTGCCGCAGGACGAGGGACTCCTTCTCGCTAACGACCGTGAGTCCATGTTCACCTCGACGTCGCCCACGATTCCGGAAACGATCAAGTTGGAGGCTCCGACTGTCGGTAGGTAGACCGAAACTCGATTTTACTTattgacttgtttttgtaatatGATTTATCGTACAGCATTTTTGTACCGTTCTTGAAAACCGCTGGCGAAAATTGAAACCCACGATTTCTCTTATCTTGCACGCATACTCGTTATGATAGTCGTAGTGTTATGGGATTCGCTCGGTGCGCGCAACTGGTTCGTCTCGAGAAACAAACATAGCTTGATCGTTTAGGTTTCGCCAGCGCGAAAACTATATAACACTACTCGATATCGCTTCGGACGTCACGACTGTCGTAGATATAGCGAATAAATTGCATCACGTGAGCTCGATTATCTCACCAAACGTTAAACTTTGACTCGGTGATCGGCCAAACATCTAGTTTACTTGAAATACCAAACAGCAGCACTGCCGTCAGACGGTAAGATGTTTGTAACCCATATTCTACCAAGGGTACAGTAAATACGCATAGTATAtgcgatacaaaaaaataccttcatattattcgacaaaaaaaaaaaaaaaagaatttcactgattcaatcaaattgaataaaataaatcatcgGAGgtttattgataattttaagaaatttgaCTATAGATACATCGAATTAGGAACAAAACTTAATAACGTTCTAAACTTCGATTTTCGCGGGTATCCTGACGTAGGAAAcaaaatttggagaaaaaagTCCCCCCATTTCTTCATCTGACGACGAAGCATGTATACAGGTGAATACCAATTGGTGGCAATATCAATTCGGAGCTAGATGAGAATCGTGTTTTGTCCACAGGCTGTTCCGTAACAGAGGATTCCTCATTCGGGCCGACTTACCAGTGTCGGTGGATAGACTGCGGATGTGCTTTTCCGGAACAGGCGAGTTTGGTGCGGCACATTGAGAGGCGGCACGTCGAGTCATCGTCGTCGGGAGCTCACAGTCACAGCAAAAGAATTCAACGGGATTCAACGTCTGGCGAATCCGGCGCCATGGTGCCAAACGCACCTCAGGACGAGTTCGCCTGTCTCTGGGAAGGATGTCCGCGAGCCAGGCCCTTCAACGCGAGGTACAAGCTTCTCATCCACATGCGGGTGCATAGCGGAGAAAAGCCCAACAAGTGTCCGGTGAGTACCCACTTCCGCTCATTTctgtcgccggatttgaaaACTGGTCCAGCGTGCCGCCGTTCGCTCGGCGCGGCTGACCGAATCGCGAGGAATTAGCATCGTTGTGACGGTACGGTAACTGGTGCAACGATTCAGTTCGCAGGCTGCAAAAAGGCGTTCTCGAGGCtggagaatttgaaaattcaccaaAGATCGCACACCGGTGAAAGGCCCTACGCCTGCCAGCACAGAGGC
Proteins encoded in this region:
- the LOC124296755 gene encoding zinc finger protein GLIS3-like isoform X2, producing the protein MLVGSFPITGLRKKASSVMHLEKYASTGDEEHRHPLGNAAQEDFQRSNGSLASQTCWGSSVSEASSLSPLLLSPRDPGDWEQYGTTLQYTCFPYPPNSAAPPRPDSAAADAMPTWCCLYGEADDAAAADASSSSRHKLPSMGTAFSRSFYPPNTTADCATSFGSQLYGSQQQSLANVTDEFDLSLIRGDPTSLFAGNGSPPCPTPYLDDLQEELDPFAGFNNSCYAVGHLVSSPPTPASHGSTTSTSPYYRNRGQLNGTSAASTCLLDEPLIENSNQVVLPQDEGLLLANDRESMFTSTSPTIPETIKLEAPTVGCSVTEDSSFGPTYQCRWIDCGCAFPEQASLVRHIERRHVESSSSGAHSHSKRIQRDSTSGESGAMVPNAPQDEFACLWEGCPRARPFNARYKLLIHMRVHSGEKPNKCPFAGCKKAFSRLENLKIHQRSHTGERPYACQHRGCSKAFSNSSDRAKHQRTHYDTKPYACQVSGCGKRYTDPSSLRKHVKNHAEPGPGSSGPGSRGSSNGMSCKASSTRLNSGPAAQRLQQKTSSIGADVAATGTTFRPRLGSDLDLGIHYEDEELLLSTVCGEDRVPTPLDERHEYIPFESVRRFLIGDATHVEVTDATVYAEGDVSDFQELGSDIEQQFLELSNLDESVFIGG
- the LOC124296755 gene encoding zinc finger protein GLIS3-like isoform X1; amino-acid sequence: MICSNDINRWSIQGRSHMSELCRTQQSRRHGVMHLEKYASTGDEEHRHPLGNAAQEDFQRSNGSLASQTCWGSSVSEASSLSPLLLSPRDPGDWEQYGTTLQYTCFPYPPNSAAPPRPDSAAADAMPTWCCLYGEADDAAAADASSSSRHKLPSMGTAFSRSFYPPNTTADCATSFGSQLYGSQQQSLANVTDEFDLSLIRGDPTSLFAGNGSPPCPTPYLDDLQEELDPFAGFNNSCYAVGHLVSSPPTPASHGSTTSTSPYYRNRGQLNGTSAASTCLLDEPLIENSNQVVLPQDEGLLLANDRESMFTSTSPTIPETIKLEAPTVGCSVTEDSSFGPTYQCRWIDCGCAFPEQASLVRHIERRHVESSSSGAHSHSKRIQRDSTSGESGAMVPNAPQDEFACLWEGCPRARPFNARYKLLIHMRVHSGEKPNKCPFAGCKKAFSRLENLKIHQRSHTGERPYACQHRGCSKAFSNSSDRAKHQRTHYDTKPYACQVSGCGKRYTDPSSLRKHVKNHAEPGPGSSGPGSRGSSNGMSCKASSTRLNSGPAAQRLQQKTSSIGADVAATGTTFRPRLGSDLDLGIHYEDEELLLSTVCGEDRVPTPLDERHEYIPFESVRRFLIGDATHVEVTDATVYAEGDVSDFQELGSDIEQQFLELSNLDESVFIGG
- the LOC124296755 gene encoding zinc finger protein GLIS3-like isoform X3; the encoded protein is MHLEKYASTGDEEHRHPLGNAAQEDFQRSNGSLASQTCWGSSVSEASSLSPLLLSPRDPGDWEQYGTTLQYTCFPYPPNSAAPPRPDSAAADAMPTWCCLYGEADDAAAADASSSSRHKLPSMGTAFSRSFYPPNTTADCATSFGSQLYGSQQQSLANVTDEFDLSLIRGDPTSLFAGNGSPPCPTPYLDDLQEELDPFAGFNNSCYAVGHLVSSPPTPASHGSTTSTSPYYRNRGQLNGTSAASTCLLDEPLIENSNQVVLPQDEGLLLANDRESMFTSTSPTIPETIKLEAPTVGCSVTEDSSFGPTYQCRWIDCGCAFPEQASLVRHIERRHVESSSSGAHSHSKRIQRDSTSGESGAMVPNAPQDEFACLWEGCPRARPFNARYKLLIHMRVHSGEKPNKCPFAGCKKAFSRLENLKIHQRSHTGERPYACQHRGCSKAFSNSSDRAKHQRTHYDTKPYACQVSGCGKRYTDPSSLRKHVKNHAEPGPGSSGPGSRGSSNGMSCKASSTRLNSGPAAQRLQQKTSSIGADVAATGTTFRPRLGSDLDLGIHYEDEELLLSTVCGEDRVPTPLDERHEYIPFESVRRFLIGDATHVEVTDATVYAEGDVSDFQELGSDIEQQFLELSNLDESVFIGG